A genomic segment from Nocardia cyriacigeorgica GUH-2 encodes:
- a CDS encoding non-ribosomal peptide synthetase, giving the protein MQQKFGVLPTRSNSGSEEADVLRRAVTELTGLPAEELADDANLLDLGLDSVTVMRISGRLRRAGTRVEFRDLVREPTLRAWSELVRARRPGAAAPADPEPADPEPAAADPTEPFPLAVMQHAFWIGRAGTHDLGGVAAHFYSEFDHESGLDPDRLERAVHALLARHPMLRVAVDSTGLQRVAERAGAGLVVHDLRALPEPERSERLATIRDDCSHRAMDVAAGEVVDVRLSLLPGGRSRLHLDLDMIAGDALSLRNLLADLTALYENGPEALPALGYHYGRYLADRAAARAAAREQARQWWQTQLPHLPAAPQLPLLSTEEASGGPRVSRRHHWLSPERAELLRERAQRTGLTTAGVLATVFAETIGAWTSTDRFLLNLPVFDREPLHDDVDRLVGDFSSSVLLDVDLSDPMTVTERGSAIAHRLREVLGYTAYTGVEVLRDLGRGGERVYAPVVYTSALSLGELYAPEVRTCLGEPVWTISQGPQVWLDAQVTEFDGGILLNWDARVSLFPPGLLDTMFDAYTRFVELLLHDADAWHRPAPWPAVPRGSAPAAAAPAVPLPRRFFARAAAEPERTALLAGDAAISYGELSERALRLAALLRDRGIGRGDSVGITLPKGVEQIVAVLGVLAVGATYVPSGIDLPPARRERVYRTAGARLVLTDAATVAAGWPRDIEALSPDQARTLAPAERIADIDAEDTMYVIFTSGSTGTPKGVEVPHRAVAATVDAVNARFGIGAGDRTIALSALDFDLSAYDIFAFLAYGGSVVVVDEPQRRDAAAWAELIRRWEVTVVSAVPALLDMLLTTAAGSGLGTALRVVMLGGDRVTVDLPDRLRTLVPGCRFAGLGGMTEAAIHATVCEVDAVDPGWSSVPYGVPLPHAGCRVVDGRGRDCPDWAPGELWVTGAGLAHGYRGDPERTSEKFVEHAGVRWYRTGDLVRYRPDGTLEFLGRTDHQVKIRGHRIELGEIEAVLADHPRVGAAAAVVLEQPARSLGALVVADTDLPDDALRAWLTARLPGYMVPRRFARGTELPITRNGKIDREAVHAALAAMPDRDAAGGGAPLEGLEQTVAAAWAELLDVAEISRDDDFFALGGDSLLATRLVRRLHADGVAGAALAHLFATPTLAGFAATLTHGTTDRLPEIVADPEHRNDPFPLTDIQVAYWLGRSADFDLGGIGAHLYLEYDWPDVDPQRLTAAWNRVVDRHPMLRAVIEPDGTQRVLESVPVYRIPVVEADVAAIREEVSRDLGDAANWPLFDIRVVRDGASVTVCAAVDTLIADGLSVLVLLSEWTRLYADPGLELPVPELEFRDYVLGCAPSEADVAAGLAYWRERLPELPAGPQLPLRVSPAAIERPRFTRREARLGPEVWAGIVTRARALGVTPSVVLLAGYTWILGRWSAERELSVTLTRFDRRDVHPDIMRVVGDFSSLLLVADRPGAGESWAGRVRRLQRQLWSDLDHQQVSAVRVLRELGRESELAAEPVPVVFTSMLGVDDELARSVRWPDFTRTQTPQVWLDHQVIELPGGVVLSWDSVDELFPDGLIDDMFDAYHQLLLRLGDLDWERPLEPVLPSGQRAVRDRVNDTAAAAPVGRLLHTAMFEVAAEDPDRIALVVGETTVSFGELADQSRRIAAMLAHRGVRPGDAVAVCAARGAAQVAALYGVLAAGAAYVPVAVDQPVQRRSAILAQAEVTAVLTDDIDRFTAPAHRAGGRSGTGTTVQVAHRANGAVRAPSSISVPVLDTADADGHEPAPLHPGRASDLAYVIFTSGSAGTPKGVEIEHCQAVNTLADLEDRYRLGPQDCVLALAAVDFDLSVFDLFGVLGAGGRAVIVADADRRDPDRWLALVRAHGVTVWNTVPAMLDMLLTVAESGAGDASSLRLALVSGDWVGLDLADRLAARAPHCRLVALGGATEAAIWSNFFEVDAVDPDWKSIPYGRPLRNQRFRVVDEKGEDRPDWVPGELLIGGAGVARGYRGRADLTAAAFFDADGQRWYRTGDLGRYRSDGVLEFLGRADRQVKIRGHRIELGEIEQAITAHPRVRRAIAVAVGERASARLVAFVEPGLPEDLSSFLADRIPAGWMPELIALPDPPLTGNGKIDHAALVRIAADAFDATGTGGDEPLRPGLETRIGQIWCDVLGGALPSRTANFFGAGGDSLSATRLVGRLARELGVTVRLREFFLDPTIAALAATGTEEARPVASRALTIDPHHRFDPFPLTDIQVAYWLGRSADFDLGGIGAQLYFEYDWPDLDPARLEQAWNRVIRRHPVLRAVIDGDGRQRILPGEADHRIPVIAADGDFDTAASVLREEMTGGALDAATGPLFDIRVLRDGDRARVCVVFDSLVVDGLSALVLIADWTRWYTDPAYEPAPLEFEFRDYVLGCAPSEADVAAGLAYWRERLPELPPGPQLPLRKLPAVIERPRFTRREARLAPAVWAEIAARARGLGVTPSVVLLACYTWILGRWSAQRELSVTLTRFDRRDIHPDIMRVVGDFSSLLLVADRPDPGESWAQRARRLQEQLWSDLDHQQVSAIRVLRELARDSAAPVEPVPVVFTSMLGVDDELARSVRWPDFTRTQTPQVWLDHQVIELPDGLVLSWDSVDELFPDGLVGDMFDAYHRLLLTLADLDWEQPLDTPLPQRQQVIRDRVNDTRLPAALPRDRLLHTAMFEVAAAHPDRPALIDSGLTVTFGALAEHSRRIAALIAEHGVRPGDAVAVCAGRGAAQVAALYGVLAAGAAYVPVAIDQPVRRRAAILAQAEAAAVLTDDIGRFTAPASGPHAAAGTSPRPAGESAIDAAPRPASSWLDTASVSPCADSAWTPIPVPVIDIADAAGHDPAPLHPGTGSDLAYVIFTSGSTGTPKGVEIEHRQAVNTLADLEVRFELGADDCVLALAAVDFDLSVFDLFGVLGAGGRAVVVADADRRDPDRWLALVRAHGVTVWNTVPAMADMLLTVAETNGVALTSLRLALLSGDWIGLDLPGRLAARAPHCRFVALGGATEAAIWSNFFEVDVVDPGWTSIPYGRPLRNQRFRVVDDNGEDRPDWVPGELLIGGAGVARGYRGRADLTAAAFFDADGERWYRTGDLGRYRSDGVLEFLGRADRQVKIRGHRIELAEIEQAIIAHPQVRRAFTLAVGQRAAAGLVAFVEPALPEGLSHFLAERIPATWIPELIALPDPPLTGNGKIDHAALVRIAETSASTPVPAIGEPIRPGLETRIADIWTDVLGTPPPDRHTSFLGAGGDSLTATRLVGRLTRELGLPVTLRDFFLDPTIAGLAGNHPHNALDLEEGAL; this is encoded by the coding sequence ATGCAGCAGAAGTTCGGTGTGCTCCCCACCCGCTCGAACTCCGGGAGCGAGGAAGCCGACGTCCTGCGCCGCGCCGTCACCGAGCTGACCGGACTGCCGGCGGAGGAACTGGCCGACGACGCGAATCTGCTGGATCTGGGCCTGGATTCGGTGACGGTCATGCGGATCTCCGGGCGGCTGCGCCGCGCGGGCACCCGGGTGGAGTTCCGCGACCTGGTGCGCGAACCCACCCTGCGGGCGTGGTCGGAACTGGTGCGGGCGCGCCGGCCCGGCGCCGCCGCCCCGGCTGACCCGGAACCGGCCGACCCGGAACCGGCCGCGGCCGATCCCACCGAACCTTTTCCCCTGGCCGTGATGCAGCACGCCTTCTGGATCGGGCGGGCGGGAACCCACGACCTCGGTGGCGTCGCCGCGCACTTCTACAGCGAGTTCGACCACGAGAGCGGGCTCGACCCGGATCGGCTCGAACGGGCCGTGCACGCCCTGCTGGCCCGGCATCCGATGCTGCGGGTGGCGGTCGATTCGACCGGTCTGCAACGGGTGGCCGAGCGCGCGGGGGCCGGTCTGGTGGTCCACGACCTGCGGGCTCTGCCAGAGCCGGAGCGGTCCGAGCGCCTGGCCACCATCCGGGACGATTGCTCGCACCGGGCCATGGACGTCGCGGCGGGCGAGGTCGTCGACGTCCGGCTCTCCCTACTGCCCGGCGGGCGGAGCCGGCTGCACCTGGACCTGGACATGATCGCGGGCGACGCACTGAGCCTGCGCAACCTGCTCGCCGACCTGACCGCCCTGTACGAGAACGGTCCCGAGGCGCTGCCGGCGCTCGGCTACCACTACGGCCGCTACCTCGCCGACCGTGCGGCCGCCCGCGCCGCGGCCAGGGAACAGGCGCGGCAGTGGTGGCAGACCCAACTGCCGCACCTGCCCGCCGCGCCGCAGCTTCCGCTGCTGAGCACCGAGGAGGCGAGCGGCGGGCCGCGGGTGAGTCGTCGCCACCACTGGCTGTCACCGGAGCGGGCGGAGTTGCTGCGGGAACGAGCCCAGCGGACCGGGCTGACCACCGCCGGTGTGCTCGCTACGGTCTTCGCTGAGACCATCGGTGCCTGGACCAGCACCGACCGGTTCCTGCTGAACCTGCCGGTCTTCGACCGGGAACCGCTGCACGACGACGTGGACCGGCTGGTCGGCGACTTCTCCAGTTCGGTGCTGCTCGACGTGGACCTGAGCGATCCGATGACGGTCACCGAGCGGGGCAGCGCGATCGCGCACCGGTTGCGCGAGGTGCTCGGCTACACCGCTTACACCGGCGTGGAGGTGCTGCGCGATCTCGGGCGCGGCGGCGAACGGGTGTACGCGCCGGTCGTGTACACCAGCGCGCTGAGTCTCGGCGAGCTGTACGCGCCCGAGGTACGGACTTGCCTCGGCGAGCCGGTTTGGACCATCTCGCAGGGTCCGCAGGTGTGGCTCGACGCGCAGGTGACCGAATTCGACGGCGGCATTCTGCTCAACTGGGATGCCCGCGTGTCGCTGTTCCCGCCCGGCCTGCTGGACACCATGTTCGATGCCTACACCCGGTTCGTCGAACTGTTGCTGCACGACGCGGACGCGTGGCACCGGCCCGCTCCCTGGCCCGCGGTGCCGCGCGGATCTGCCCCGGCCGCCGCCGCACCCGCCGTCCCGCTGCCTCGGCGGTTCTTCGCCCGCGCCGCCGCCGAACCGGAACGGACCGCGCTGCTCGCCGGCGACGCGGCGATCTCCTACGGCGAGCTGTCCGAACGAGCCCTGCGCTTGGCGGCCCTGCTGCGGGACCGGGGGATCGGGCGCGGGGACAGCGTCGGCATCACCCTGCCCAAGGGGGTCGAGCAGATTGTGGCCGTCCTCGGTGTGCTAGCCGTCGGCGCGACCTATGTGCCCTCGGGGATCGACCTGCCGCCCGCCCGGCGGGAACGGGTCTACCGCACCGCGGGCGCACGACTGGTGCTCACCGATGCCGCGACCGTCGCGGCGGGATGGCCGCGAGACATCGAAGCGCTCTCCCCGGATCAGGCTCGCACGCTCGCCCCGGCGGAGCGGATCGCCGATATCGATGCCGAGGACACGATGTACGTCATCTTCACCTCGGGCTCGACCGGAACGCCGAAGGGGGTCGAGGTGCCGCACCGGGCGGTCGCGGCCACCGTCGACGCGGTCAACGCACGATTCGGGATCGGCGCGGGTGACCGCACGATCGCGTTGTCGGCCCTGGATTTCGACCTCTCGGCCTACGACATCTTCGCGTTCCTGGCGTACGGCGGGTCGGTGGTCGTGGTGGACGAGCCGCAGCGCCGCGATGCCGCCGCATGGGCCGAGCTGATCCGGCGGTGGGAGGTCACCGTGGTGAGCGCGGTGCCCGCACTGCTGGACATGCTGCTGACCACGGCCGCGGGTTCGGGGCTGGGTACCGCGCTGCGAGTGGTCATGCTCGGCGGCGACCGGGTGACGGTCGATCTGCCCGATCGGTTGCGCACGCTGGTGCCCGGCTGCCGGTTCGCCGGTCTCGGCGGGATGACCGAGGCCGCCATCCACGCCACCGTCTGCGAGGTCGACGCCGTCGATCCGGGCTGGTCGAGCGTGCCGTACGGGGTGCCACTGCCGCATGCGGGCTGCCGCGTGGTCGACGGCCGCGGCCGGGACTGTCCCGACTGGGCGCCCGGCGAACTGTGGGTCACCGGCGCGGGGCTGGCACACGGCTATCGCGGTGATCCCGAGCGCACCTCGGAGAAGTTCGTCGAACACGCCGGGGTGCGCTGGTACCGGACCGGTGACCTGGTCCGGTATCGGCCGGACGGCACGCTGGAATTCCTCGGGCGCACCGACCACCAGGTGAAAATCCGGGGCCATCGCATCGAATTGGGGGAGATCGAGGCCGTCCTGGCCGACCATCCCCGGGTCGGCGCCGCGGCCGCCGTGGTGCTCGAGCAGCCGGCGCGCTCGCTCGGCGCACTGGTCGTCGCCGACACCGACCTCCCCGACGACGCGCTACGGGCCTGGCTCACCGCGCGGCTACCCGGATACATGGTGCCCCGGCGGTTCGCCCGCGGCACCGAGCTCCCCATCACCCGCAACGGCAAGATCGACCGCGAGGCGGTCCACGCGGCTCTCGCCGCCATGCCGGACCGCGACGCGGCCGGAGGCGGCGCGCCGCTGGAGGGGCTGGAGCAGACCGTCGCCGCCGCGTGGGCGGAACTGCTCGATGTCGCCGAGATCAGCCGCGACGACGACTTCTTCGCGCTCGGCGGGGACAGCCTGCTCGCCACCCGCCTGGTCCGGCGGCTACACGCCGACGGGGTGGCCGGTGCCGCCCTGGCCCACCTGTTCGCCACTCCGACCCTCGCCGGGTTCGCCGCAACCCTCACCCACGGCACGACCGACCGGCTCCCGGAGATCGTGGCCGACCCCGAGCACCGCAACGACCCGTTCCCGCTCACCGACATCCAGGTCGCCTACTGGCTCGGGCGCTCGGCCGATTTCGACCTCGGCGGGATCGGCGCCCACCTCTACCTCGAATACGACTGGCCCGATGTCGATCCGCAACGCCTGACGGCCGCGTGGAACCGGGTGGTCGACCGGCATCCGATGCTGCGCGCGGTGATCGAACCGGACGGCACCCAGCGCGTGCTCGAATCGGTTCCCGTCTACCGGATCCCGGTAGTCGAGGCCGACGTCGCCGCCATCCGGGAGGAGGTCTCCCGCGATCTGGGTGACGCAGCGAACTGGCCGCTGTTCGACATCCGCGTCGTCCGCGACGGCGCGAGCGTCACCGTCTGCGCCGCCGTCGACACGCTGATCGCCGACGGATTGAGTGTGCTGGTGCTGCTGTCGGAATGGACGCGGCTCTACGCCGACCCCGGCCTCGAGCTGCCGGTCCCCGAACTCGAGTTCCGGGATTATGTGCTCGGGTGTGCGCCGTCGGAGGCGGACGTGGCGGCGGGGCTGGCGTATTGGCGGGAGCGGCTGCCGGAGTTGCCGGCGGGGCCGCAGCTGCCGTTACGGGTGTCGCCCGCCGCGATCGAGCGTCCGCGGTTCACTCGCCGGGAAGCGAGGCTCGGCCCGGAGGTCTGGGCGGGCATCGTGACGCGTGCGCGGGCGCTGGGCGTGACGCCGAGTGTGGTGTTGCTGGCCGGATATACCTGGATTCTCGGTCGATGGAGCGCCGAGCGTGAGCTGTCGGTGACACTGACGCGTTTCGACCGCCGTGACGTCCATCCCGACATCATGCGGGTGGTGGGGGATTTCAGCTCGCTGCTGCTGGTGGCGGATCGCCCCGGCGCGGGGGAGAGCTGGGCGGGCCGTGTCCGGCGGTTGCAGCGACAGTTGTGGAGCGACCTCGACCACCAGCAGGTGTCGGCGGTTCGGGTGCTGCGCGAGCTGGGGCGGGAGAGCGAACTCGCCGCCGAGCCGGTGCCGGTGGTGTTCACCTCGATGCTGGGGGTGGACGACGAACTGGCGCGGTCGGTGCGGTGGCCCGATTTCACGCGGACGCAGACGCCTCAGGTGTGGCTGGACCACCAGGTGATCGAGCTGCCCGGCGGTGTGGTGCTGAGCTGGGATTCGGTGGATGAGCTGTTCCCCGACGGGCTGATCGATGACATGTTCGACGCCTACCACCAGCTGCTGCTGAGGTTGGGTGATCTCGATTGGGAGCGCCCGCTGGAGCCGGTCCTGCCGTCCGGGCAGCGGGCCGTGCGCGATCGGGTCAACGACACCGCCGCAGCGGCTCCGGTGGGCCGGCTGCTGCACACGGCGATGTTCGAGGTCGCCGCCGAGGACCCGGATCGGATCGCGCTCGTCGTCGGCGAAACCACCGTCTCGTTCGGCGAACTCGCCGATCAGAGCCGCCGGATCGCCGCCATGCTCGCGCACCGGGGTGTGCGGCCGGGTGATGCGGTCGCGGTGTGTGCGGCAAGGGGTGCCGCGCAGGTGGCGGCGCTGTACGGGGTGCTCGCCGCGGGCGCGGCGTATGTACCCGTCGCGGTCGACCAGCCGGTGCAGCGGCGGTCCGCGATCCTGGCGCAGGCCGAGGTGACGGCCGTGCTGACCGATGACATCGACCGATTCACCGCACCGGCGCACCGTGCCGGCGGCCGAAGCGGTACGGGCACAACGGTTCAGGTCGCCCACCGCGCGAACGGTGCAGTCCGGGCTCCCAGTTCGATTTCGGTCCCGGTGCTGGACACCGCGGACGCCGACGGGCACGAACCCGCGCCCCTGCATCCGGGACGCGCGAGCGATCTCGCCTATGTCATCTTCACTTCCGGTTCTGCCGGCACTCCGAAGGGTGTGGAGATCGAGCACTGCCAAGCGGTGAACACCCTCGCCGACCTCGAGGATCGCTACCGTCTCGGCCCGCAGGACTGCGTACTCGCGCTCGCCGCAGTCGATTTCGATCTGTCGGTGTTCGATCTGTTCGGGGTTCTCGGTGCTGGTGGTCGTGCGGTGATCGTGGCGGATGCGGATCGGCGTGATCCGGATCGGTGGCTGGCGCTGGTACGTGCGCACGGTGTCACGGTGTGGAACACGGTGCCCGCGATGCTGGACATGCTGCTCACCGTCGCGGAGTCCGGGGCGGGTGACGCGTCGTCGCTGCGGCTGGCGCTGGTGTCGGGCGACTGGGTGGGGCTCGACCTTGCCGATCGTCTCGCGGCCCGCGCCCCGCACTGCCGGTTGGTCGCGCTCGGTGGTGCCACGGAGGCGGCGATCTGGTCGAACTTCTTCGAGGTCGATGCGGTCGATCCGGACTGGAAGTCGATCCCGTACGGTCGTCCGCTGCGGAATCAGCGCTTCCGGGTGGTGGACGAGAAGGGCGAGGACCGACCGGACTGGGTTCCGGGCGAGCTGTTGATCGGTGGTGCGGGCGTGGCCCGTGGCTACCGGGGCCGGGCCGATCTGACGGCTGCCGCGTTCTTCGACGCCGACGGCCAGCGGTGGTACCGGACCGGCGACCTGGGCCGGTACCGCTCGGATGGGGTGCTGGAGTTCTTGGGCCGTGCCGATCGTCAGGTGAAAATCCGGGGCCACCGGATCGAACTAGGTGAGATCGAACAGGCGATCACCGCCCATCCGCGGGTGCGGCGCGCGATCGCGGTCGCGGTCGGGGAGCGCGCGAGTGCGCGGTTGGTCGCCTTCGTCGAACCCGGCCTGCCAGAAGACCTTTCGAGCTTCCTCGCCGATCGAATTCCGGCCGGCTGGATGCCGGAGCTGATCGCCTTGCCCGACCCGCCGCTGACCGGCAACGGCAAGATCGACCACGCCGCACTCGTCCGGATCGCAGCCGACGCCTTCGACGCAACCGGCACCGGCGGCGACGAGCCGCTGCGACCCGGGCTGGAGACCCGGATCGGGCAGATCTGGTGTGATGTGCTCGGCGGCGCTCTTCCCAGCCGCACCGCCAACTTCTTCGGCGCGGGCGGCGATTCGCTCTCGGCCACCCGGCTCGTCGGCCGCCTCGCCCGTGAACTCGGCGTCACCGTGCGGCTGCGTGAGTTCTTCCTCGACCCGACCATCGCGGCACTCGCGGCCACCGGCACCGAGGAGGCGCGGCCGGTGGCCTCGCGTGCGCTGACTATCGACCCGCACCATCGATTCGACCCGTTCCCGCTGACCGATATCCAGGTCGCCTACTGGCTGGGCCGGTCGGCCGATTTCGACCTCGGCGGCATCGGCGCCCAACTGTATTTCGAGTACGACTGGCCCGACCTCGATCCGGCACGCCTGGAGCAGGCCTGGAATCGGGTCATCCGGCGCCACCCCGTGCTGCGGGCGGTGATCGACGGCGACGGCCGGCAGCGCATCCTGCCCGGCGAAGCAGACCATCGCATCCCCGTGATCGCCGCCGACGGTGACTTCGATACGGCCGCGAGCGTGCTGCGCGAGGAGATGACCGGCGGGGCCCTCGACGCCGCGACGGGACCGCTCTTCGACATCCGGGTGCTGCGTGATGGCGACCGTGCGCGGGTCTGCGTCGTCTTCGACAGCCTCGTCGTCGACGGGCTCAGCGCCCTCGTCCTGATCGCCGACTGGACCCGCTGGTACACCGACCCCGCCTACGAGCCCGCGCCCCTGGAATTCGAGTTCCGGGATTATGTGCTCGGGTGTGCGCCGTCGGAGGCGGACGTGGCGGCGGGGCTGGCGTATTGGCGGGAGCGGCTGCCGGAGTTGCCGCCGGGGCCCCAATTGCCGCTGCGAAAGCTGCCCGCCGTGATCGAGCGTCCGCGATTCACCCGCCGCGAAGCGAGACTCGCACCGGCGGTCTGGGCGGAAATCGCGGCACGTGCGCGCGGCCTCGGCGTGACACCGAGTGTGGTGCTGCTGGCCTGCTACACCTGGATTCTCGGTCGATGGAGCGCCCAGCGCGAGCTGTCGGTGACGCTCACTCGTTTCGACCGCCGCGACATACATCCCGACATCATGCGGGTGGTCGGCGATTTCAGCTCCCTGCTGCTGGTGGCCGACCGGCCCGACCCGGGCGAGAGCTGGGCGCAGCGCGCGCGGCGCTTGCAGGAACAACTGTGGAGCGACCTCGACCACCAGCAGGTCTCGGCGATCCGCGTGCTGCGTGAACTCGCCCGCGACAGTGCCGCACCCGTCGAGCCGGTACCGGTGGTCTTCACCTCCATGCTGGGGGTCGACGACGAACTGGCGCGGTCGGTGCGCTGGCCGGATTTCACCCGGACGCAAACGCCTCAGGTGTGGCTGGATCACCAGGTGATCGAACTGCCCGACGGGTTGGTGCTGAGCTGGGATTCGGTGGACGAGCTGTTCCCCGACGGGCTCGTCGGTGACATGTTCGACGCCTACCACCGGCTCCTGCTGACGTTGGCGGACCTCGACTGGGAGCAGCCGCTGGATACGCCACTTCCCCAGCGGCAGCAGGTGATTCGCGATCGAGTCAACGACACCCGGCTGCCCGCCGCCCTCCCGAGGGACCGGCTGTTGCACACGGCGATGTTCGAGGTCGCCGCCGCTCATCCCGATCGCCCGGCGCTCATCGACAGCGGCCTGACCGTGACGTTCGGCGCCCTCGCCGAGCACAGCCGCCGCATTGCCGCGCTGATCGCCGAGCACGGTGTGCGACCCGGCGATGCGGTCGCGGTATGTGCCGGCAGGGGCGCCGCGCAGGTGGCAGCCTTGTACGGCGTGCTCGCCGCCGGAGCGGCGTACGTACCGGTCGCGATCGATCAGCCGGTGCGGCGGCGGGCCGCCATCCTGGCGCAGGCCGAGGCCGCGGCCGTACTGACCGACGACATCGGACGCTTCACGGCACCGGCGTCCGGCCCCCACGCCGCAGCCGGAACTTCCCCCCGTCCCGCGGGCGAGAGCGCCATCGACGCCGCACCGCGACCGGCGTCGTCCTGGCTGGACACCGCATCCGTATCCCCGTGCGCGGACTCGGCTTGGACGCCGATACCCGTGCCCGTGATCGACATCGCGGACGCGGCCGGGCACGATCCCGCGCCATTGCACCCGGGAACCGGCAGTGATCTCGCCTATGTCATCTTCACCTCGGGGTCGACCGGCACCCCGAAGGGTGTGGAGATCGAGCACCGCCAGGCGGTGAACACCCTCGCCGACCTCGAGGTCCGCTTCGAACTCGGCGCAGACGACTGCGTACTCGCGCTCGCCGCAGTCGATTTCGATCTGTCAGTGTTCGATCTGTTCGGGGTTCTCGGTGCTGGTGGTCGTGCGGTGGTCGTGGCGGATGCGGATCGGCGTGATCCGGATCGGTGGCTGGCGCTGGTACGTGCGCACGGTGTCACGGTGTGGAACACGGTGCCCGCCATGGCGGACATGCTGCTCACTGTCGCCGAGACGAACGGCGTCGCGCTGACTTCGCTGCGACTGGCACTGCTGTCGGGTGATTGGATCGGCCTCGACCTGCCCGGCCGCCTCGCGGCCCGCGCGCCGCATTGCCGATTCGTTGCGCTCGGTGGTGCCACGGAGGCGGCGATCTGGTCGAACTTCTTCGAGGTCGATGTGGTCGATCCGGGGTGGACGTCGATCCCGTACGGTCGTCCGCTGCGAAATCAGCGCTTCCGGGTGGTGGATGACAACGGCGAGGACCGGCCGGACTGGGTACCAGGCGAATTGCTGATCGGCGGAGCCGGCGTCGCCCGTGGCTACCGGGGCCGGGCCGATCTGACGGCTGCCGCGTTCTTCGACGCCGACGGCGAGCGGTGGTACCGGACCGGAGATCTGGGCCGGTACCGCTCGGATGGGGTGCTGGAGTTCTTGGGCCGCGCCGATCGTCAGGTGAAAATACGCGGGCACCGAATCGAACTCGCAGAGATCGAACAGGCGATCATTGCCCACCCGCAGGTGCGACGGGCGTTCACGCTCGCGGTCGGACAACGTGCCGCGGCCGGGCTGGTCGCCTTCGTGGAACCGGCTCTGCCGGAAGGCCTTTCCCACTTCCTGGCGGAGCGGATCCCCGCCACGTGGATACCGGAGCTGATCGCCTTGCCCGATCCGCCGCTGACCGGCAACGGCAAGATCGACCACGCCGCACTCGTCCGGATCGCCGAAACCAGTGCGAGCACACCGGTTCCCGCGATCGGCGAGCCGATCCGTCCCGGCCTGGAAACCAGGATCGCCGATATCTGGACCGACGTCCTCGGCACACCGCCACCGGACCGGCACACCAGCTTCCTCGGCGCGGGCGGGGACTCCCTGACGGCCACCCGGCTCGTCGGCCGTCTCACCCGCGAGCTCGGCCTCCCAGTGACACTTCGCGATTTCTTCCTCGACCCGACCATCGCCGGACTCGCCGGCAACCACCCGCACAACGCGCTCGACCTCGAAGAAGGTGCTCTGTGA